ACCCGCTCCACCTTCGGCTTGTTCATGCCGACGGAGCACAGCCCATGGAACAGCCGATGCTGCACAGCCTGAAACAAACCTGGTTATTCAACATCCGCGGCGACGTACTCGCCGGCCTGGTGGTCGCCCTGGCGCTGATCCCGGAGGCCATCGCCTTCTCGATCATCGCCGGGGTCGACCCCAAGGTCGGCCTCTATGCCTCCTTCTGCATCGCCGTGGTCATCGCCTTCATCGGCGGGCGGCCGGGGATGATTTCCGCCGCCACCGGGGCCATGGCCCTGGTCATGGTGACCCTGGTCAAGGAGCACGGCCTGCAGTACCTGCTGGCCGCCACCCTGCTCACCGGGGTGCTGCAGATCGGCGCCGGCTACCTGCGGCTCGGCAGCCTGATGCGCTTCGTCTCGCGCTCGGTGGTCACCGGCTTCGTCAACGCCCTGGCGATCCTGATCTTCATGGCCCAGTTGCCCGAGCTCACCAATGTGACCTGGCACGTCTACGCCATGACCGCCGCCGGCCTGGGCATCATCTACCTGTTCCCCTATGTGCCCAAGGTCGGCAAGGTCATCCCCTCGCCGCTGGTGTGCATCCTGTCGATGACCGCCGTGGCCATGATCATGGGCCTGGACATCCGCACCGTCGGCGACATGGGCGAGCTGCCGGATACCCTGCCGATCTTCCTCTGGCCGGACGTACCGCTGAGCTTCGAGACCCTGGCGATCATCTTCCCCTACGCCGCCGCCCTGGCGGTGGTCGGCCTGCTGGAGTCGATGATGACCGCCACCATCATCGACGACCTGACCGACACCAACAGTGACAAGAACCGCGAGTGCAAGGGCCAGGGCGTGGCCAACATCGCCTCCGGCCTGCTCGGCGGCATGGCCGGCTGCGCGATGATCGGCCAGTCGGTGATCAACGTGAAATCCGGCGGCCGCGGTCGCCTGTCGACCCTGGTGGCCGGCGCGGTGCTGCTGCTGATGGTGGTGTTCCTCAGCGACTGGGTCAGCCAGATCCCCATGGCCGCCCTGGTGGCGGTGATGATCATGGTGTCGATCGGTACCTTCAGCTGGGACTCGCTGCGCAACCTCAAGAGCTTCCCGCTGTCGACCAACCTGGTGATGCTGGCCACCGTGGCGGTCACCGTGTACACCCACAACCTGGCCTATGGTGTGTTCGTCGGCGTGCTGCTGGCGGCGCTGTTCTTCGCCAACAAGATCGGCCACTTCCTGTACATCGACTCCGAGATCGATGCCGACGGCACCCAGCGCCGCTACAGGGTGGTCGGTCAGGTGTTCTTCGCCTCCGCCAACAAGTTCGTCGGCGCCTTTGACTTCAAGGAGGCCCTTGATAAGGTCGTGATCGACCTGTCGCGCGCGCACTTCTGGGACATCACCGCCGTCGAATCCCTGGACAAGGTGGTGCTCAAGCTGCGCCGCGAAGGCACGCAAGTCGAAGTTCTGGGCCTCAACGAGGCCAGCGCCACCATCGTCGACCGCTTCGGCGTGCACGATAAGCCGGATGCCGTCGACAACCTGATGGGCCACTAAGGAGCAACAGCATGAGCCACGTAATGGCATGCATCGACGCCTCGCCCGCCGCCCCGGCCGTGTGCGACTACGCCGCCTGGGCCAGCCAGCGCCTGGACGCGCCGCTGAGTTTCCTCCATGTGCTGGACCCGGTGCAGTACCCGCAACAGAGTGACCTGTCCGGCGCCATCGGCCTGGGCAGCCGCGAGCATCTGCTCGAGGAGCTGGCCGAGCTGGACGAGAAGCGCAGCAAGCTGGCCCTGGAGCAGGGTCATCTGATGCTCGAGGCCGCCAAGGCCCGCGCCGCGGCCGCCGGCGTCGCCGAGGCCCAGCTGCGCCAGCGCCACGGCGACCTGGTCGACAGCCTGGCCGAGCTGCAGCAGGACATCCGCCTGCTGGTGATCGGCCGCCAGGGTGAGGCCAGCGCCAGCCAGACCGAGCAGGTCGGCAGCCACCTGGAGAATGCCATCCGCACCCTGCAGCGGCCGATCCTGGTCAGCTGCGGCGCGTTCAAGGCGCCGCAGAGCTATATGTTTGCCTTCGACGGCAGCGCCACCGCGCGCAAGGGCGTCGAACTGCTCGCCGCAAGCCCCCTGCTCAGGGGCCTGCCTTGCCACCTGGTGATGGTCGGCGCCGACACCAACGATGCCTGGGAACAGCTCAAGGCCGCCGAACGGACCCTGCAGGGTTCGGCCAGCGAGGTGCACCTGGCGATCCGCGCCGGGGAGGTCGAGCCGACCCTGCACGCCTACCAGGCCGAGCACGGCATCGACCTGCTGGTGATGGGCGCCTATGGCCACTCGCGGATTCGCCAGTTCCTGGTCGGCAGCACCACCAGCCACCTGCTGCGCTCCAGCAACAGCCCGCTGCTGATCCTGCGCTAACCCAGACGCAGCAGCGCCCTCCCCTCGCGGCCGAATCGTCCTGATTCGGCCGCGACACCCCGTCCGCCCCGGGATTACGCCCGCCAAGCGCCATTATATGGCCACTATCCGATGCCGACGCCCAGGAAACGCTATGCTCTTACTCGGCTGCTTTAGTGATTACTTGCCATGACGCCTAGCGATATCCCTCAGGACCCCACGGCCTTTGCCCACTGGCGCGAAGCTCAGGACCTGCGTGCGCGCTCGCACCTGGCCGGGCTCTATTACCTGGTCGCCTGGCTGCTGGTGTGGATGATGAGCGCCGAGCCGACCGAGCATCTGGTGTTCGGCTTGGCCGGCACCGCCTGCTTCGGTTCGCTGTTGATCCTGCGCCTGGCGCACCGCTTGCCCGAGCAGAACACCCAGGCCCTGCTGCAGCGCTGGCTCAATCGCCAGTGGACGCTGATCCTGCTGGGCGCCCTGGCCTGGGGCCTGGCACTGGGCTGGATCATCCACAGCAGCGAGTTCGAGGAATCGCGCGTCATCGCGATCATGGCCACCATCGCCTTCAGCACCGCCAGCGTCTATCACCTGGCCATGCGCCGCTACCTGTCCATGCTGCTCCTGCCCCTGCTCTATGCACCCGGACTGCTGGCCCTGCTCCTGGACTGGCATACGCAGCGGGGCCACTTCGTCGCCCTGGTCGCCTACCTCAGCTACCTGGTGCTCGCCCTCAACCGCAACCGGCAGATGTACCGCGACCACCTGGCCCTGGAACTCAAACTGCTCGAGCAACAGCAGAGCCTGGAACAGCTCAGCCGCACCGACAGCCTCACCCAGTTGGGCAACCGCTACCAGTTCAACAGCCTGTTCCCGGTGATGGTGGCCAACGCCCACCGCCAGAGCGAGCCGCTGTCCCTGGTGCTGCTGGATATCGATTTCTTCAAGCGGATCAACGACGAGTACGGCCACACCTGCGGTGATGCCTGCCTCAGCGCCTTCGCCGAGCGCATGCGCGAGGTGTTCCGCCGCGACAGCGACGCCTTGCTGCGCCTGGGCGGCGAAGAGTTCGGCGTGCTGATGCCCAACACCCCGCTGGAACAGGCCCGCCAGCTGGCGGAGAGTTTCCGCCAGGAGCTGATGCAGCAAGGCTTCAACGTACAGGGCAACACCCTGCCGCTGACCGCCAGCCTCGGCGTCGGCTGCTTCGCCCCGGAGCGCGACAGCAGCGCCGAGGCCTTCTTCAAGCGCGTCGACGACGCCCTCTACCTGGCCAAGGACGCCGGCCGCAACCGCCTGGCCCTGGCCTGAGCGGGCCGGCAACCGGCCCCGAACACTAGAGGCGGAAGCTGCCCATCTGCTTGGCCAGGTCCTCGGCCAGCGCGCTCAGGCTGCGGCAGTCCTCGCGGCAGCTCAGCACTTCCCCGGCCGTGGCATGGGCCAGGTCGGCGATGCCCTGGACGTTGCGGTTGATCTCCTCGGTCACCGACGACTGCTCCTCGGTCGCCGCGGCCACCTGGGTGTTCATGTCGCTGATCTTCTCCACCTGCTCGGTGATGGCGCCGAGCGACTGGCCGGTGCGCTGGCTGGCCTGCACCCCGGTACCGGTGGCGGCCTGACCGGCGTGCATCGAGTTGACCGCGGTTTCCGCGCCCTGCTTGAGACGCTGGATCATGTCCTGGATCTCGTCGGTGGAGCTCTGGGTGCGGCTGGCCAGGGTGCGCACCTCGTCGGCGACCACGGCGAAGCCGCGGCCCATCTCGCCGGCCCGCGCCGCCTCGATGGCGGCGTTGAGGGCCAGCAGGTTGGTCTGCTCGGAGATGCCGCGGATCACCGCCAGCACCTGGTCGATGGACGCCACCTGACCAGCCAGCTCGCTGACCGCCTCGGCCGCGCCGCCGATGTCGGTGGACATCTTCTCGATGTGGGCGATCGACTGGCCGACCACCTGACGCGCCCCCTGGGCCTCGTCGCGGGCGCTGTGGGAGGCCTGGGCGGCGCTGCTGGCATTGCGCGCGATCTCCTGCACGGTGAGGCCCATCTCGTGCACCGCGGTGGCCACCATGTCGGTCATTTCCTGCTGGCGACCGGCGCGGCCGGCGGTGTTCTCCACCACCTGGGCGACCTGGCCGACGGCGCTGCGCAGACGCTCGCTGGTGGTCAGCACATCGCCGATCAGACTGCGCTGGCTGCCGATGAAGCGGTTGAAGCCGCGGGCCAGGTCGCCCAGCTCGTCGGCCCGCGACTCGTCCAGGCGGCGGGTCAGGTCGCCGCCGCCACCGCCGATCTCCACCAGCGCCGCGGTGACCTGGCGGATCGGCCGCACCAGACCGCGGGCCAGCAGCACCACCAGGCCGAGGAACAGCAGGGCCACGCCCACGCCGATCAGGCTGCTCATCCACAGCGCCTGGCGCGCCTCGGCGTAGATCTCCGCCTCGGGAATCTCGCTGACCAGCAACCAGTCCAGCGCCTGCAGCGGCTGGGCGATGGCCAGGAAGGCCTCGCCGTCGCGCTCGAAGCGCAGGGCCTCGCGGCGCTTGCCGAGCAGGCCGCCGGCCGCCTCGCTGCCGACCAGCTGCGCCAGCTCGCGGCTGTCGTTGAGTTCCGACTGCGGATGCACCTTGACCCGGCCGTCGGCGCTGACCAGATAGACCCGCCCGGCCTCGCCGAAACGGAAGTCGCGAATCATCTCGGACATGGCGCTGAGGCTGAAGCCGAGGCCGGCCACGCCCAGGGTCTTGCCGCCGACCGCGACCCGCTGGTTGATGAACAGGGTCGGCTGGCGGGTGCTCTGATCGATGTCGATATCCAGCGAGCGCTCCTTGCCGCTGTCGACGAAGCCGTAGAACCAGCCGTTGTCCGCCGGGCCACGGGTCAGGGTGCGCTTGAGCCCCTCGCCGGTGTAGTAGTAGCCGCTGTCCAGGCTGACGATAAAGGTGGTCAGGGCCTTCTGCTGCGCCTGCACGCCGGCCAGGTAGCGGGCGAAGGCGTCGCGCTGGGCGGCATCCTCACCGCTGCTCAGCCATTCCGCCACCAGGCTGTTCTGGGCGATGCCACGCGCCGCAGTGAGCGGCTCGGCGAGCACCCGTTCGAGGTCGTTGCGAATCGCCAGGATGCTCGCCGGCAGCGCCTCCTCGACCAGGTAGCGCTCGGCCAGGCGATTGACCACTGCGGTATAGATACCCACCACGATGAGGATGCTGGCGAGCAGCGCCGCACCCATGCTGAGGATCAACTGCCACTGAATACTGCGTTGCCAGAGGCGCATGGAGGCTCTCCCGTTGTTATTGTCGGATCACGGACGGTAGTTATTTTGGATACAGCATTGTGCACAAATTACCGATTTGTGACAGCCATGCTCCTTTATCGACGCCTGCCAGGCAGAGTTGAACGGGACGGGCGGCGGGCCGACGTATGGTTGCCCAGGAGACCGAGGCGAGCCGCTGAAACAGGCCGGCCATGGGCCGCCAGCGGCGCGCGCGTAAGGCCAGTGGGCGGATTGAGTCGCCCCGGGCCGAGCTGTGCATACCGGGGTCGCGACAGCCCCAGGCATGCCCACGCAGCGGGCCTGCCGGGGTGCAATTCTGCGTCGTGCATGGAACAGCAGCAGCGCGCGCGGCGCCCTAAGCTTGTGCCCCGCCCCAGCACCGAGGCGTCTCTTGCAAGCGCCGGACTCAGGCGCCTGTGCCGGCCCGCACTCACAGACAGGTAACGTCAGGAGACTCCATGGCCTTTTCCACAAACCCGGCCTTCCGTGCCGGCGCCAAGGCGGTCGCGCCCCTGCTTCCGGGGTTGGTTCCGTTCGGCATGATCGCCGGCATCGCCGCCATCGACGCCGGACTGTCCCCCGGGGCCGCCCTGGCCATGTCGTTCGTGATCTTCGCCGGAACGGCGCAGCTGGTGGCCGCGCAGCTGATGGGCCTCGGCACCTTGCCGCTGGTCATCATCCTCACCGCCCTGGTCATCAACGCGCGCTTCATCATGTACAGCGCCTCGATCGCCCCGCACTTTCAGGGCCTGAGCGGGCGTTGGCGCTGGCCCATGGCCTACCTGCTCACCGACCAGGCCTACGCGCTGAGCATCACCCGCTACACCCTCGAGCCCCAGGCCCCGGCCAAGCACCTCTATTACCTGGGCGCGGGGCTGCCGTTGTGGCTGGTCTGGGTGGCGTCCTGCGCCGCCGGCATCTTTCTCGGCGCCGGGGTGCCGGCGAGCTGGTCCCTGGAGTTCACCATCCCGCTGTCCTTCCTGGTGCTGCTGATTCCGTCGATCCGCGACCTGGCGACCCTGGCGGCGGCCCTGGTCGGCGGTGTGGTGGCGGTGGCGGCGGCCGGCCTGCCCCTCAACCTGGGCCTGTTCCTGGCGGCCGCCAGCGGCATCGCCGCCGGCCTGCTGGTGGAACGGCTGCAGCCGCCCGCCCCGCCGCCCATCGACACCCGCCCGCCCGCGAAGGACGCCCAATGACCAGCGACACCACCGCCTGGCTGATCATTCTCGCCATCGGCGTCGGCACCTACGCCCTGCGCCTGTCGTTCATCGAGCTGCTCGGCCGGGCCAGCCCGCCTCCCTACCTGCAACGCGCCCTGCGTTTCGTCCCGGCCGCGGTGATGGCGGCCCTGGTGCTGCCGGCCCTGGTCAACCTCGACGGCGCCCGCGACCTGTCCCTGGGCAACGAGCGCCTGCTGGCCGGCGCCCTGGCCGCCTTCGTCGCCTGGCGCACGCGCCAGGTGTTGCTCACCCTGGCGGTGGGCATGGCCGCACTCTGGTTGCTCCAGGCCTATGCCTGAGCCGCCCGGGCCGGCTCGGCGGCCGGGATGTCGACCACCACCTTGCCGACCGCCGCCCCGCTCTCCAGGCGCCGGTGCGCCGCCGGCAGCTCGGCCAGATCAAAGCGTTCGGCGTCCAGCAACGGCGTGATCCGCCCGTCATCGGCCAGACGCGCCAGTTCCCGGAGGATCTCGCCATGCCGGGCGCGCTCCAGATCGTGCAGCATGGGGATCAGCATGAACACGATATGGAGGCTCAAGCCCTTGGCGAACGCGGCGCTGAGGTCGTAGCTCTGCCGCGCCACCAGGGTCACCACCTGCCCTTGCGGTCGCGCCGCCTGGATGGCGAGGTTCAGGTTATCGCCGCCAACCGCATCGAACACCAGGTCGAAACCCAGCCCGTCGGTCAGGCGCTCGACGTAGTCGTCCGGGCCTTCGTCGCGGTACAGCACCACCTCATCGGCGCCCAACGAACGGGCCACGGCGGCCTTCTTCGGCGTCGACACCACCGCCGAGACGTGGGCGCCGCACGCCTTGGCGATCTGCACGGCGAAGTGACCGACGCCACCCGTTGCCCCGTACACCAGCACCCGCTGCCCCGCCCGTACCCGCGCCCGATCCACCAGCCCCTCATAGGCGGTGATCCCCGCCAGGGGCAGCGCCGCCGCCTGGCGCAGACTCAAACTGGGAGGGCGGCGCGCGAGCAAGTGCACATCGGCCGCGATGTACTCTGCATAGCTGCCGTGCATACCACGCACCCCGCCGGCGCAGCCGAACACCTGATCGCCGATGGCAAACGCGCTGACGCCAGCGCCCAGCGCCACCACCTCGCCGGCCACATCGGCGCCGAGCACGGCCGGCAGCTCTGGCCCGAGGGCCGAGCCGTTCAGGCGGATCTTGCAGTCCGCCGGGTTCACGCTGGTGGCGTGCAAGCGCACCAGCACCTCGCCGGGGCCCGGCTGCGGTTGGGGCCAATCCTGGTAGCTGAACTGCTCGGGTTCGCCCGGCCGATAGAGCACCTGCGCTTTCATGGGGATGCCTCCTGGGTTGTTTGCGCCAGTGTATTAACCTGACAAGAACAGGTTAATCGACCAATATCAGGCAGCTCTGTTCGAGATTATTTGAAAATGAACGAAGACGATCTGCGCCTGTTCCTGCGTATAGCCAGCCTCGGCACGCTCAGCGCCGCCGCCCGCGAGGCGCACCTGTCGCCGGCGGTGGTCAGCCACCGCCTGGCCCAGCTGGAGAAACAGTTGGGGGTGCGACTGTTTCATCGCACCACCCGCGCCCTCAGCCTCAGCGAAGACGGCCGGGTGTTTGCCCGCTACGCGGAAACCCTGGTCGAGACCATGGCCGAGGCGCGCGCTGCAGTGGCCGCACCGAACCAGCAGCCGAGCGGCTCCCTGCGTGTCACCTGCTCGGCCTCCTTCGGCCGCCAGCACCTGGGACCAGCCCTGGCGGCCTTTCTCGAGCGCTACCCGAGCCTGAAGGTCGACCTGCAGCTGTCCGACCAGATCGTCGACCTGGTGCAGGACGGCTTCGACCTCGGTATCCGCATCGCCCCCGTCATCGAGCCGGGCCTGGTCGCCCGCAAGCTGGCCGACAGCACCCGGATACTCTGCGCCGCGCCGCGCTACCTCGCCCGCCACGGCGCGCCAGAAGTCCCCCGCGACCTGGCCCGGCACCAGTGCCTGGTGCTGCACGAGCAGAACACCTGGACCCTGTGCCACGCCAATGGCGAGAAGTCCGCAGTGCACGTCAGCGGCCCCCTGCGCAGCAACCACGGCGAAAGCCTGCGCGACGCGTCCCTCAGCGGCCAAGGCATCAGCATCCAGTCGCTGTGGAGCATCCACCGCGAGCTGGCCGACGGCAGCCTGGTGCCGGTGCTCGCCGATTACCCCCTCGATGCCCAGTCGAGCATCTG
The genomic region above belongs to Pseudomonas benzenivorans and contains:
- a CDS encoding methyl-accepting chemotaxis protein gives rise to the protein MTDMVATAVHEMGLTVQEIARNASSAAQASHSARDEAQGARQVVGQSIAHIEKMSTDIGGAAEAVSELAGQVASIDQVLAVIRGISEQTNLLALNAAIEAARAGEMGRGFAVVADEVRTLASRTQSSTDEIQDMIQRLKQGAETAVNSMHAGQAATGTGVQASQRTGQSLGAITEQVEKISDMNTQVAAATEEQSSVTEEINRNVQGIADLAHATAGEVLSCREDCRSLSALAEDLAKQMGSFRL
- a CDS encoding AzlD domain-containing protein; translation: MTSDTTAWLIILAIGVGTYALRLSFIELLGRASPPPYLQRALRFVPAAVMAALVLPALVNLDGARDLSLGNERLLAGALAAFVAWRTRQVLLTLAVGMAALWLLQAYA
- a CDS encoding LysR family transcriptional regulator, which encodes MNEDDLRLFLRIASLGTLSAAAREAHLSPAVVSHRLAQLEKQLGVRLFHRTTRALSLSEDGRVFARYAETLVETMAEARAAVAAPNQQPSGSLRVTCSASFGRQHLGPALAAFLERYPSLKVDLQLSDQIVDLVQDGFDLGIRIAPVIEPGLVARKLADSTRILCAAPRYLARHGAPEVPRDLARHQCLVLHEQNTWTLCHANGEKSAVHVSGPLRSNHGESLRDASLSGQGISIQSLWSIHRELADGSLVPVLADYPLDAQSSIWAVYPSGRLLAAKVRCFIDFLLQRWADPPWQSHGRTP
- a CDS encoding GGDEF domain-containing protein — protein: MTPSDIPQDPTAFAHWREAQDLRARSHLAGLYYLVAWLLVWMMSAEPTEHLVFGLAGTACFGSLLILRLAHRLPEQNTQALLQRWLNRQWTLILLGALAWGLALGWIIHSSEFEESRVIAIMATIAFSTASVYHLAMRRYLSMLLLPLLYAPGLLALLLDWHTQRGHFVALVAYLSYLVLALNRNRQMYRDHLALELKLLEQQQSLEQLSRTDSLTQLGNRYQFNSLFPVMVANAHRQSEPLSLVLLDIDFFKRINDEYGHTCGDACLSAFAERMREVFRRDSDALLRLGGEEFGVLMPNTPLEQARQLAESFRQELMQQGFNVQGNTLPLTASLGVGCFAPERDSSAEAFFKRVDDALYLAKDAGRNRLALA
- a CDS encoding SulP family inorganic anion transporter — its product is MLHSLKQTWLFNIRGDVLAGLVVALALIPEAIAFSIIAGVDPKVGLYASFCIAVVIAFIGGRPGMISAATGAMALVMVTLVKEHGLQYLLAATLLTGVLQIGAGYLRLGSLMRFVSRSVVTGFVNALAILIFMAQLPELTNVTWHVYAMTAAGLGIIYLFPYVPKVGKVIPSPLVCILSMTAVAMIMGLDIRTVGDMGELPDTLPIFLWPDVPLSFETLAIIFPYAAALAVVGLLESMMTATIIDDLTDTNSDKNRECKGQGVANIASGLLGGMAGCAMIGQSVINVKSGGRGRLSTLVAGAVLLLMVVFLSDWVSQIPMAALVAVMIMVSIGTFSWDSLRNLKSFPLSTNLVMLATVAVTVYTHNLAYGVFVGVLLAALFFANKIGHFLYIDSEIDADGTQRRYRVVGQVFFASANKFVGAFDFKEALDKVVIDLSRAHFWDITAVESLDKVVLKLRREGTQVEVLGLNEASATIVDRFGVHDKPDAVDNLMGH
- a CDS encoding universal stress protein; protein product: MSHVMACIDASPAAPAVCDYAAWASQRLDAPLSFLHVLDPVQYPQQSDLSGAIGLGSREHLLEELAELDEKRSKLALEQGHLMLEAAKARAAAAGVAEAQLRQRHGDLVDSLAELQQDIRLLVIGRQGEASASQTEQVGSHLENAIRTLQRPILVSCGAFKAPQSYMFAFDGSATARKGVELLAASPLLRGLPCHLVMVGADTNDAWEQLKAAERTLQGSASEVHLAIRAGEVEPTLHAYQAEHGIDLLVMGAYGHSRIRQFLVGSTTSHLLRSSNSPLLILR
- a CDS encoding zinc-dependent alcohol dehydrogenase family protein, whose protein sequence is MKAQVLYRPGEPEQFSYQDWPQPQPGPGEVLVRLHATSVNPADCKIRLNGSALGPELPAVLGADVAGEVVALGAGVSAFAIGDQVFGCAGGVRGMHGSYAEYIAADVHLLARRPPSLSLRQAAALPLAGITAYEGLVDRARVRAGQRVLVYGATGGVGHFAVQIAKACGAHVSAVVSTPKKAAVARSLGADEVVLYRDEGPDDYVERLTDGLGFDLVFDAVGGDNLNLAIQAARPQGQVVTLVARQSYDLSAAFAKGLSLHIVFMLIPMLHDLERARHGEILRELARLADDGRITPLLDAERFDLAELPAAHRRLESGAAVGKVVVDIPAAEPARAAQA
- a CDS encoding AzlC family ABC transporter permease, which translates into the protein MAFSTNPAFRAGAKAVAPLLPGLVPFGMIAGIAAIDAGLSPGAALAMSFVIFAGTAQLVAAQLMGLGTLPLVIILTALVINARFIMYSASIAPHFQGLSGRWRWPMAYLLTDQAYALSITRYTLEPQAPAKHLYYLGAGLPLWLVWVASCAAGIFLGAGVPASWSLEFTIPLSFLVLLIPSIRDLATLAAALVGGVVAVAAAGLPLNLGLFLAAASGIAAGLLVERLQPPAPPPIDTRPPAKDAQ